The region AACAGGGTAAGGGCGGCAAGGCTGGCCAAAAGCCACCAAAAACGGCTGGAGCGGGGTCGGAATCTCATCAAAACAGAAGCATCCTTGGCTGAGTAAAACGCCGAAACGAAGAACATGGACAGAACACGCAGCGTGTCCCTGAATCTCAAGGAGCACGAGCTGCGTATAATTTACCCGTCATCCCGCTTCGGATGCGTTATGTTTTGAACAATGAAAGGTAAGGATTCCGTAAATGGTGCTGCGCAGATTGCAACCAGCCCTGACAATGGGTGCGGTAACAATGCATGGGAATGAAAGTATGAAAATTTTACTGGTAGATGATGACGCTGAACTGGGACACATGCTGTGTGAATACCTCACGGCGGAAGGGTTCAGCACTTCACAGGTGATGACCGGCAAGGAAGGGGTGGACGGCGCCATGTCCGATCAGTATACCGCAATGATTTTGGACATCATGCTGCCGGATATGAGCGGAATTGACGTACTGCGGCAGGTACGTCGCAACCGCTCGATTCCCATCATTATGTTGACGGCTAAGGGCGATAACATCGATCGCGTGATCGGGCTGGAAATGGGTGCGGATGATTATGTACCGAAGCCTTGCTATCCGCGAGAGCTGGTGGCGCGTTTGCGTGCGGTGCTGCGCCGTTATGAAGACAAGGCGGAAAAAAGCGAAGACACCGGGACGGTGAACTATGGCGAACTGGTGATTTGCCCTTCCACCCGCAGCAGCGAGTGGCGCGGTAAGGCGTTTGATCTTACCGCTTCGGAATTCAACCTGCTGGAGTTGCTGATGCGCTCGTCCGAACGGGTAGTGACCAAGGATGAACTGTCGGAGAAATGTCTGGGACGCCGCCGGGAGGCTTATGACCGCAGCGTGGATGTGCACATCAGCAATATTCGACAGAAGCTGGCGGCGCTGGTTGGGTGTAACCTGACCATCGAGACGGTGCGTAGCGTCGGATACCGGATTCGCTAATCATGCATGGAAGGCTGTTCTGGAAGATCCTGCTCGGTTTGTGGCTGACGTTTTTTGTCATTTCACAGCTGCTGTGGGTGGGCTTCTCGTTTTATGGCGGGCGCAACGAGCCGCCGGAAGTTCGTCTGGGAAGACACACCATGTCGTTGCAAATGGCGCTGGCGACGCAGGCGTTACGTCAGGGCGGCATGGCTGAACTGGGCCGCACTCTGGCCGACTGGCCGAAGAGCGAGCGTGGTTACATCAATGTCTCGGTTATCGGCGACAATGACGACGTGGCCGGGATGGGCGGTGAACCGCCGCCGGAGATGGGGATGCTGGGCGAACCGCCCGGACGTCCGGGGCCGGGGTTTGGGCCGGGGCTGATGCCTGGGCCGGGCCCGGGCGGCGCGCCGGAGCGGCCGGACGCGGCGTCGCTGCAGGTGGTGGAAGGCCCAGATGGGCAGCGCTATCAGGTGAGCTTCAATACCGCTCGCTGGCGGCAGGATCTGATGCCGGATAACGGTCCGGTGCCGATGCCGTTTTTCCTGCATTTGCCGCCGCCGATGATCTGGATTGGCGCGCTGGGCGGGTTGCTGTTTAGCGGCATGCTGGCGTGGAACCTGGCTCGTCCGTTGGGCCGGTTGCGGGCCAGTTTCGAACGGGTCGCGCAGGGTGACCTGTCGGTGCGGCTTTATCCGTCGATGCGCCGCCGCCATGATGAAATAGGCGATGTGGCGCGCGACTTTGACGCTATGGTTGGTCGCCTGTCGGTACTGGTGGGCGCGCGCGAGCAACTGCTGCATGACGTCTCCCACGAATTGCGATCGCCGCTGGCCCGGCTGCAACTGGCGATAGGATTAGCGCGTCAGAATCCTGATAACGTGGAAAACGCATTGCAGCGCATTGAGCGTGAAGCGGAACGGATGGACAAGATGATCGGCGAAGTGCTGACGCTGTCCCGCGCGGAAAACAACGCGGTAAACACTGAGGAGTATTTTGATCTGCTCGGGTTGGTGAACGCGGTGGTTAACGATGCCCGCTACGAAGCGCAGGTGCCGGGGGTGGACATCGCGCTCAGCATCAGCGATTACGATGATTACACCGTCAAAGGCTCGGCGGAGCTGATGCGGCATGCGCTGGATAATATCATCCGCAATGGGCTGCGTTTTTCTTCGCGCGGTCAGCAGGTGCTGGTCACGCTGTCACGGGATGAGAAAGAGTGGTGTATCGGTGTGGCGGATCGCGGGCCGGGTGTGGAAGAAA is a window of Dickeya solani IPO 2222 DNA encoding:
- a CDS encoding ATP-binding protein; its protein translation is MHGRLFWKILLGLWLTFFVISQLLWVGFSFYGGRNEPPEVRLGRHTMSLQMALATQALRQGGMAELGRTLADWPKSERGYINVSVIGDNDDVAGMGGEPPPEMGMLGEPPGRPGPGFGPGLMPGPGPGGAPERPDAASLQVVEGPDGQRYQVSFNTARWRQDLMPDNGPVPMPFFLHLPPPMIWIGALGGLLFSGMLAWNLARPLGRLRASFERVAQGDLSVRLYPSMRRRHDEIGDVARDFDAMVGRLSVLVGAREQLLHDVSHELRSPLARLQLAIGLARQNPDNVENALQRIEREAERMDKMIGEVLTLSRAENNAVNTEEYFDLLGLVNAVVNDARYEAQVPGVDIALSISDYDDYTVKGSAELMRHALDNIIRNGLRFSSRGQQVLVTLSRDEKEWCIGVADRGPGVEESKLSSIFDPFMRIDSPQSGKGYGLGLAIARKAVVAHGGRIEAENRDQGGLQIRICIPRWQ
- a CDS encoding response regulator transcription factor; translation: MKILLVDDDAELGHMLCEYLTAEGFSTSQVMTGKEGVDGAMSDQYTAMILDIMLPDMSGIDVLRQVRRNRSIPIIMLTAKGDNIDRVIGLEMGADDYVPKPCYPRELVARLRAVLRRYEDKAEKSEDTGTVNYGELVICPSTRSSEWRGKAFDLTASEFNLLELLMRSSERVVTKDELSEKCLGRRREAYDRSVDVHISNIRQKLAALVGCNLTIETVRSVGYRIR